The Polaribacter tangerinus genome has a segment encoding these proteins:
- a CDS encoding AMP-binding protein, with the protein MNTRNFHTNFKLQNKLFLNAEELLSYSSTISKDLQDFLTDWFSSKEIITVQTSGSTGKPKRINLQKQQMINSALVTGTFFSLPPKTSALLCLPINFIAGKMMIVRALTLGWELDIIPPSSYPLKSISKSYDFCAMVPLQVENSLEKLSFIKTLIVGGGVVSNKLQQKLQDCSTHIFATYGMTETITHIAIKKINNFSKGNKTHHNYYKVLPNTTIYQDKHNCLVIKNSKIASDVVFTNDVVKLVSDNKFEWLGRVDNVINSGGIKLHPESIEEKLGTVIDSPFFVTAFSDEKFGQKLVLVVERTISNKETQAKILLEKIKKSNILHKFEIPKEIIYLNNFNYTSTGKVQRTKTLRQL; encoded by the coding sequence GTGAATACACGTAATTTTCATACTAATTTTAAGCTACAAAACAAGTTGTTTTTAAATGCTGAAGAATTACTATCGTATTCGTCTACCATCTCTAAAGATTTGCAAGATTTTCTTACAGATTGGTTTTCTTCTAAAGAAATTATAACGGTTCAAACTTCTGGCTCAACGGGTAAACCAAAGCGAATAAATCTACAAAAGCAACAAATGATAAATTCGGCTTTGGTTACAGGTACTTTTTTTAGTTTACCACCAAAAACTTCAGCACTTTTGTGTTTGCCTATCAATTTTATTGCCGGTAAAATGATGATCGTAAGAGCCTTAACTTTAGGTTGGGAATTAGATATTATTCCGCCAAGTTCTTATCCTCTTAAGTCAATTTCTAAATCATATGATTTCTGTGCAATGGTGCCGTTGCAAGTAGAAAACTCCTTAGAAAAGCTATCTTTTATTAAAACTTTAATAGTTGGTGGTGGCGTGGTATCAAATAAATTACAGCAGAAACTTCAAGATTGTAGCACTCATATTTTTGCAACATACGGAATGACAGAAACCATTACGCATATTGCCATAAAAAAAATAAATAATTTTTCTAAAGGTAATAAAACGCATCATAATTATTACAAGGTATTGCCTAACACAACTATTTACCAAGACAAACATAATTGTTTGGTCATAAAAAATTCAAAAATAGCGTCCGATGTAGTTTTTACCAATGATGTTGTTAAGTTGGTGTCAGACAACAAGTTTGAGTGGTTAGGACGTGTAGATAACGTAATTAACTCTGGTGGTATTAAATTGCATCCAGAATCGATAGAAGAGAAATTAGGCACAGTTATTGATTCTCCTTTTTTTGTAACTGCTTTTTCAGATGAAAAATTTGGTCAAAAACTAGTTTTAGTAGTAGAAAGAACGATATCAAACAAAGAAACGCAAGCAAAAATTTTGTTGGAAAAAATTAAAAAATCCAACATTTTGCACAAGTTTGAAATTCCTAAAGAAATTATTTATTTGAATAATTTTAACTACACTTCAACAGGTAAAGTTCAAAGAACTAAAACTTTAAGGCAGTTGTAA